The DNA window TGTTAGGAACCTAttaaacaaatatttttttatttttatcttatagGTTCGTGTAAATCAGGTTTAAATAGTGTGAATCAGATTTTTATCGTGTAAATAAGGTTTAAATAGCGTGAATCATAtttttatcgtgtaatatcaagTTCTAATCATGTAAAtcaagtttttattttaaaattactagtactatattttaatcACGTAaattaggttgagatttttagCATGTTGTCTAAACCCACATTGCATTGTGCTGTTAACGGATTCGTGTCGTGTACCACGGATCCGGATTTGAAGTTAGTGGGGTCGGGTTCTTGTTTTTGTTGAGAGTTTCCTTAAAAGGTCAAGTGCAGATTAGATCTTACTGAGTTATATTTGATTGTATTTGTtaatgatatttatttattagtcCACTTAAATGAAAGTAAGTGTGACATTTGTTGCTTAAAAAAAGTGAAACATGGGATTATTTTTCTTGATAAGTTAATGTTTGATAATtaagtttatatttttggatAACAATGTATTCACAAGTACAATTAAAGcctgagaaaaatccaaagtcCGTTACTATATAATGGCGTGCGCGATTGAATGTGAGAATGATCACCGGTGATAGAAAATTCAGCGCTTGTTCAATCGACTGCTCAATTCCCTTTTCCCAAAACCCCACAATCCCCACCGTCAAGGATTCAAGAAATCCCACAATCAGGAATTCAATTGAGCAGTTGGTTCCAAGTatgaggaagagagagagagagaatcccTGCGGGATTTGCGGGCACTACCACAAGTACGAGGAGGGCGAGGTCTGCGGCATCTGCGGCCACCGCATCCCCGCCACCGTTGAGAAATCCGTTGTCCACGTCAGCGCCTTCGCCTCCCAGATCCTGCCGGACTTCCTGTTTTTAGGTAGCTTTGACAATGCTGCCCGCTGCGAGCTTCTCAAGTCACAGGGCATCTCCTGTATTCTTAATGTCAGATCATTTTTACCAATTTTCAATCTTTCAAATTCATCTTTATTCATACTTGATTTGATCCTATTTTTGTTACTTGTTAGTAGTTCACCAATTCAATTGAATTCAATCggatgtatgtatgtataaagCTAATTGTTTTGGTTGAATTAGGAATTTTTGACTTACTGATTTTGTTTTGATCTTCTTGTTGACTGTGTGCTGAAGATCAGTGATGTGCTTTTGATTTCGAATTTTCGTGGAAGGAATCTTGAGCAAGTGTTTTTGTTGTTTACTTGTGTACAAATGGTATATATGTGTGATGCTTATAATGAAGTTGGGATTGAGGGCTTTACTCACTAGAGTAGAGTGGAAGTTTGGCTCTGAGGTTATTGTACATTGTGATCCATAACTTGTATACTTGTTATATTGTCATATTGATTGACAAGTGGAATATTGATGTCAAATGTACTACCTCCAAATGGTCAGATATGTTTAGACAAAGGTATAACTGCCTATGAGCTTctaaattcgaattttgaaaTGTGGCATGTATCTTTTTGGGACAGTTTAGGATGCGTAATTACTCTATATACTACTTTCCCTTCTTATTTGGATTGGTTTATATTACCAAATGGAGTGGAGATGGCATGATGATTATGCCTGTTCTTTTCTATAAAAGTGAGGGTTATTCTTTTACCAATATGGTAACAGGTAACCATTATGTAGTTTTTCATTACTTTTCCATTTACAACCATCGAACGGAGCTCTGTCTCTTTCTTTCTAGTTGCTTGAATTTGATAATTTCAATTGAACTAGTAGGTTCAATATGCTCAACTTTTGGTGGACATGTTCTGTGTGATGTTCAATCATTCGTTCAAAAGGATCTTTTCATTCCTTTTGATTTTCTGTGATGCAGGCTGTCCCTTCTTGTCAGAATTTGTACAAGAACTCTTTTACTTATCACCGTCTACAATATGATCAGAAACTGCCATTCGATGATGCGATTCAGTTTCTGGGTAAGTTTACCGACTTTACTACTTATATGGATGAAAGTAATGGTTCTTCTCAAAAGGGAACATAAGAAGTCGGACTATATCAATCTTAGGATGCTAATTATGGCTTAAATCAAGCGGTAGATAATGCATATGGGGAGTTCGAATCGTATGTAATATAAGCTGAAGTTTGATGAGATCCCAGATTATACTGACATAAATTGTATTGAGTCTTATTATGAGTTTTCACGTTCGACATTCTCGTTTGTTCCTGAAGCAAAATATGTCTTTCGGTTTCTTGTTCTCTGCATTGCCCTCGTTCTTCACTTCTTGTTTGATCCATATGATTTAAACTCTTGAAGCTATAAACTTTTCAAAATTCATTTCTACCTTTAAATATCTGCCAATGCTTCGTAGCATTTGCATACACTCTGTAATTTGATTGAGCTATCACTCCGACATGTTTATGCAGAGCAATGCGAAAAACAGAGGGCCCGGGTTCTCGTGCACTGCATGTCTGGTAAAAGCAGGTGAACTTATAATTTCTGTATCAAGGTTATTTCATCTTAATGTCCTCTTGCGTATATCGACTGCTTTCTGAGTGCTAGATCATAGTTTAGATTCCTATCAATGCGACATATAGTAATATATTCTACAGGTCTCCCGCCATAGTAATGGCTTTCTTAATGAAAAACAAGGGCTGGAAACTCGCACAGAGCTATCAATGGGTGAAAGAACACCGGCCTTCAGTCGAACTAAATCCAGGTTCGTTTACACTCTGCCTTGATGAGTGTGTGTTAGCTTCAATCATCCAATATATCAAAAAGTCAATCAAAATCCAACATTAACATCAAAGACATGGATAAGTAATGTCTCGTTTCTTCAAGAAATTTGGGATCTTACATTTGTTTATATGATCTTGGCTTACGCAGCCACGTCTCATCTAACACATCCCTGTTCCTATCAATTTCAGCGGTCCACCAACAATTACAGGAATTCGAGCAGATAATATTTGGTTCGATAGAAAATAGTGGCGTGGGCATGCCTAATCTGTCTTTTCTAAGCTTTGGCTTCTCAAGGCCAAATGACACACCCCTAGCTCCAGCAGCGGCCCCAGTTTTCACCAACACTAGTAGCAGTGCCTCTATCTTCAACCGTCCCTCACTCGACGTGCCCCCTCAAGAATTCACCTTCGGGGCTGGCCCGACTCCTCATAACTCCGGTCTCAACATCAGCACCAATGTCCCTGCTGTCGACGACTTTTCCATGGATGGTTCTTGATTGGTGGGGTTCCAATCATATGCTGCTAGTGAGAAGTAAGGTTTCTCTTTTTTTGGGATGCAAAGTGATGATGTTCAGCATCTCTAGCCTTTGATGAAATGATTGGAATCTTACCACACTTCTCTCTTGTGAAAATATATAAAGATGAGAATTTCTTGGTGTTGAATTTGATTagggtttttttgtttttttatagttAAGAAAATAGGTTGCTGTATAAACTCATATAATCGCCTTGTCACCGTTATGGCTGATCAGAGTAAAATCATGAGAAGAAGATAGTAGTGGAGAGGAAAATGAATGCTAATAAAGCAAGCTTATTCCTCTAAGCAAAACAACACAGAGAATAAAGAACATTAGTTGAATATGAAGATGAATATCTAGACAAATACAACTCCTTCCCTCCCCacctacacaaaatatacatgatCCACCCCTCTTTTACCCTCCGGCGCTCTTGCCTTGTAAGTATCTTGCACCATTGTTTTACCCTGCGCCTCCGCCGTCGACCACAAGAGGCCACACGCCACAAGGGCAAATGCCAAGCTCACCACCATCATCTTTGCCAGGGACGGACCTAGGCGTGGGCCAAGCCCCCGCTAGAGCGGGGGCTTGGCTGGTGCCGGTTCCAGTACTCACGCCATAATTGTCTGTGTCTGCGCTGTAAACATTATTTTACAGAAAAAAGAAAGGATGAAGGGGAAGGAGAAAGGGAGAAGGAGACGAGAGAGATGTGTCTATGCTGTAAACATTATTTtacagaaagaagaaaggatgAAAGGGAAGGAGAAAGGGAGAAGGAGACGAGAGAGAAGAGGGAAAGAATTAGAAAGTAATtataacaattaatttaatcggcgaaccattgcagccggccagcgtcaaatcggcgagaaaatcggcgagcgcacgccgattcgcgagcgctggccgatgcgctcgccgatcggctggccgccattgcaggctcccgatcggcgagcgatcgaccaaccgatttttatttattttttatttaattttcgaaaaactatatatacgcgatttgcacgtcattttcattcgcaccacttgttttaacgagttttctctctatcttaatttctgtaaaAGAGCAATaacgcgaaatgagtagcgcgggtggtagtagtggtggggatgctgaggagtacgaacgacGAATGAACGAaaagttggaggcctatacgtcccgtgAGATAAACCGGTTGATACAAAGGGTCTtacagccggcggtacctcgacctcgaccacctgtccaccgccgagcagtgattgaggggatcacgtagctgcacatcagcggctatatgaagactacttcgcaccggagccgcggttcaacgccaaccttttcaggcggcgttttaggatgtgcagggccctgtttatgcgtattgttgacgctttggagcgccgatatatgtgtttccgcttcaggcacgatgcggctggcagacccggccacacacctattcaaaagtgcactgcgacaatcaggcagttggcctacggaggcgcggcagacatgtgggatgagtacctccacatcggtgagacgactgcccttgaatgtatgaagtatttctgtcagggcgtggttgaaatattccgtgatcagtaccttcgaagccctacccccgaagactgccaggagctgatgcagatgcacggggagaagca is part of the Salvia splendens isolate huo1 chromosome 6, SspV2, whole genome shotgun sequence genome and encodes:
- the LOC121809504 gene encoding protein-tyrosine-phosphatase IBR5-like; translation: MITGDRKFSACSIDCSIPFSQNPTIPTVKDSRNPTIRNSIEQLVPSMRKRERENPCGICGHYHKYEEGEVCGICGHRIPATVEKSVVHVSAFASQILPDFLFLGSFDNAARCELLKSQGISCILNAVPSCQNLYKNSFTYHRLQYDQKLPFDDAIQFLEQCEKQRARVLVHCMSGKSRSPAIVMAFLMKNKGWKLAQSYQWVKEHRPSVELNPAVHQQLQEFEQIIFGSIENSGVGMPNLSFLSFGFSRPNDTPLAPAAAPVFTNTSSSASIFNRPSLDVPPQEFTFGAGPTPHNSGLNISTNVPAVDDFSMDGS